In the genome of Campylobacter helveticus, the window GAAATCGGCAAAGAGCATTTGGACGAATTTGGCATAAAGTGCGTTTTGATAGGGCATAGTGAGCGTAGAATTTTTGAAGATGAAGTGTTGATAAAGGCTAAATTTGACTTTGCAAAAGAACATCAGTATAAAATTTTTCTTTGCATAGGCGAGGATTTAAAAACAAAGCAAGATAATCAAACAAAAGACTTTCTTAAAAAACAGCTTGAGAATTTGGACTTGACTTATGAAAATTTGGTCATTGCCTATGAGCCTATCTACTCCATAGGGACAGGGCTAAGTGCTAAAAATGAGGATATAGAGGAAGTTTTAGCTTTTTTACGCACACTGACAAAAGCACCTTTACTTTATGGAGGGAGTGTTAATGAAAATAATATTAAAGAAATTACAAAAATTAAAAATTGTGGTGGGGTTTTAATAGGCTCTGCGGCTTTGAAGGTAGAAAATTTTATCAAAATGATAAAGGAGTAAAGATGATAATGCAAGGTAAAAAAGGCTTAATAGTCGGCGTAGCAAATAATAAATCCATCGCTTATGGTATCGCTAAAGCTTGTGCGGCACAGGGGGCAAATTTAGCTTTTACTTTTTTAAATGAGGCTTTAAAAAAGCGTGTTGAGCCTATCGCGGCGGAATTTAACTCAAGTGCTGTTTATGAGCTTGATGTCAATAATGAAGCACATTTGGAAAATATCGCCTCTTTGATTAAGAGGGACTTAGGTGAGATTGATTTTGTCGTTCATGCTGTGGCTTTTGCTCCTAAGGAAGCTTTGGAAAATTCATTTTTGCAAACGAGTAAAGAGGCTTTTGACATCGCTATGCAAACCTCAGTATATTCTTTACTTTCTCTTACAAGGGCGGTTTTACCTGTATTAAAAGATAATGGCTCGATTTTGACTTTGAGCTATTTAGGTGGCGTGAAGTATGTGCCGCATTATAATGTTATGGGCGTGGCTAAGGCGGCTTTGGAAAGTTCAGTGAGGTATCTAGCAAGAGATTTGGGAGGGCGAGGAATTCGCGTTAATGCCATTTCAGCAGGTCCTATAAAAACTTTAGCGGCAAGTGGGATAGGCGATTTTAGAATGATTTTAAAATATAATGAAATCAACGCTCCATTAAAACGCAATGTTAGCATAGAAGATGTGGGAAATTCTGCGATGTATTTACTTAGTGATTTATCAAGTGGAGTTACGGGAGAAATTCATTATGTTGATGCAGGATACAATATAATGGGTATGGGCGATGTAACGCAAGATGAAGAGGGTAGAACCATACTTTGCTGGGATAAGAGTAATGGACAATGAGACGCTAAAAAAGTGTTTAGAGGGGCGGCTTGTCGGTTTAGAAGGTGCAGAAAGAAGATTTATAAACGAAACAAGTGTGGCATTTTTATTAAAGCATCTTGGCTTACCAGCGGAATTTGTGCCTTTGGCGTGCGAGTATTTTTCTCTAGCTCCTAAATTAAATGTTATTTGGCTTCATTTAGCAGAATGCACGGGTTGTAGTGAGAGTTTATTAAGAAGTGAGCAGCCTTGTTTGGCTGAATTTATTTTTGATTTTTTCTCTTTAAATTATCACGAAACTTTAATGAGTGCTAATGGCACTAAGGCTGAGGAGTGTTTAGAAGAGGCGATGAAAGAGGAATTTGCTCTCATCGTTGAGGGGGCTGTCGCACCCATAGATACTTTTTATCTTAGCATAGGGGCGGAGGGTAAAAGTGGCTACGAGCTTTTGCAAAGCATAGCGGATAAGGCTAAAGTTATCTTTGCCGCTGGGACTTGTTCTTCTTATGGTGGCATTCAAGCTGCTTATCCTAATCCCACAAAAACTTGCGGAATTTCGCAGGTTTTAAGTCAAAAAGTCGTTCAAATTCCGGGCTGTCCGCCAAGTGATGTGAATATTATCGCTACTTTAGCCTTTTATGCTCTTTTTGGCACTTCTCCTGAGCTTGATGATAAAAATCGCCCTAAATGGTCGTATGGCAAGTGTTTGCACGATATGTGCGAAAGAAAGGCGAAATTTGAAAGTGGGATTTTTGCTCAAAATTTTGATGATGAGGCGGCTAAAAATGGAGCGTGCTTGTTTAAACTAGGCTGTAAGGGACCCTACACTTACAATAACTGCCCTAAAGTGAAATTTAATGCTAAAACTTCTTGGCCTGTGGCGGCAGGACACGGATGCATTGCTTGTAGCGAAGAGAATTTTTGGGATGATTTTGGCTTTTATGAAAAACCTATGACAAATGCTTTTGCCTATGCGAGGGTGAGCCGAGAAGAAGCTTTTGTTTTAGAAAATAAGAATTTAAATTTAAACACTTTAAAAGAGAGTGTAAAAGAAGATGAGCTTATTTTTTATCTTAAGGAAAAAATGCAAATTTTGGTAGAAGATAGAGAGCTTTTGGATTTTAGTTTCGAATCAAATTTAAAATGTGCTTTGGCAAATTTAGCAAAAAATAAATTGGGTTTTAATTTGCTTGAAAATTATAAAAAGAATTTCCCCAAACATTACGCTTTTATTGAGGCGAATTTTGACGAAAATTCAAAAATTTCAAGTGATATTTGGGAATTTTTTGAATTAAGTTATATTTTGGCTAAGGGAGAATTTTTAAAAGATAGGGCTTTGTTGATTGAGATGGCGAAAAATTATGCCTTTAATCACGCTAGTCCTTATGATTTTAAATTAAGTGCGAAAGAAGATAGTGTGAAGCTTGATTTAAATAAGTCCTTAAGAATGACATTGATTTATCTTTGTGGTGGGCTTGAAATTGAGGGGATTGCGTTTTCTTTGTTGAGTGCTTTAGCTAAAAGCTTAGGAGAAATTCGTCAAGATTATATGGAAAAAAGGCTTATTTTAAGCGTAGATGAGAGCTTAAATCAGCCTTTTTTACATCAAATTTTAAGCTAACATTTTACTAAGATGTAGCCCTATGAAAGCCACGATATAAGCACTAATGCAAGTGAATAAGAAAAGATAAAGCGTGTATTTTGCCTTACCGCTTTCTTTTGTAAAAACTATGGTGGCTGCAAAGCAAGGATTATAAATCATCACAAATAAAATATACGCTATCGCTGTGCTAAATGGGATATTTGAAGCAAGGGTCTGTCTTAAATTCTCATCATTTTCATCTAAATCCTCCCCTAAAGAATAAAGCACCCCAAGCGTTGAAATCATCACTTCTTTAGCCGCCAAACCGCTAAGTAAAGAAACGCTTAATTTCCAATCAAGCTCAAGTGGTGCAAAAACAGGCTCGATAGCTTTGCCAAATTGCCCCAAATAGCTATTTTCAATCTGCTGTTCTGCTGCGAGTTTTTCATCTTCTTGTGCGTTCGTTTGAAGAGGAAAATTACTTGCAAACCATATTAAAATTGAGGCTAGTAATATAAAAGTTCCTGCTTTTTTAAGATACATTTTTGCTTTGTTAAAGCACATCTGCCAAACCAAATTCCAATTTGGCATACGATATTTAGGCATTTCCATCACAAAAGGTTCATTAATGCCTTTAAAAGCGGTCATTCTTAAAAGTTTAGCCGCTAAAAGCCCTAAAAAAGCCCCCAAAATATAAATTCCAAAAAGATAATTCCCCGCTTGCTCACCTCCAAAAAAAGCCCCGATAAAAAGCACATAAACAGGTAATCTTGCCCCACAACTCATAAAGTTAATAACAAAAAGAGTCAAAAGTCTATCTCCTTTGTTTTTTAGTGTCCTTGTTGCCATAAAGGCAGGCACTGAGCAGCCAAAACCTGTGATAAGTGGGATGAAACTTTTGCCGTGCAAACCAAATTTATATAAAATTCCATCAAGTAAAAATGCCACACGCGACATATAGCCCGTTGTTTCTAAAAGGGCGATTCCAAAAAACAAAATCAAAATATTAGGTAAAAATAAAACCACAGCTCCCACGCCCCCTATAATCCCATCGGCTAAAACGGAGGCTAAAAGCTCGTTAGAGATATTTTCCTTACATAAATTTCCTAGTGCTTCAAAACCCATTTCTATATAATCCATAGGGATAGCTCCAAGCGTGAAAGTAAGCTGGAAAAGCACCCACATTAAAAATAAAAATATCACTATGCCAAAATATTTATTGATGAAAAAAGCGTCAAGGCTTTTTGTAATATTTTTTGAAGTCGGTTCTTGTTTTGAAATTTGCTTACTTAAACCTGAGCTAAAAGCGAGTAAATCTTCTTTGAAAATTTCTTTTATATCTTTGCTTTGATAAATTTCAAAAAGCTTGTTTTGCGATTCGCTTACTAACTCTTTGCAAGTGCTATTTCGCACTTCATTTTGAAGTAGGGCGATGGCGTAGGATTTGGGACTTTGATAAGGATTTTCTAAATTGAGCTTTTCTATATGTTTTTGAATTTTTTCAATTTCTTCTTCCAAATGTTCCCCATAAGCTCTTATAAAGGGTGTAAATGGCGTTTCGTGCGTTTTGATGATAAGCTCCAAAAGAGTGTTTAAATTTTCTTTTGTTTTGGAAGAAATGCTAACGCTAGGCGTTTTTATAAGCTTTTCAAGTGCATTAATGTCTATACTAAAGCCTTCTTTTTCGGCTTCATCGCTCATATTAAGCGCTAAAATTATCTTTTTTTGACACTCTAAAAGTTGAGAGCTTAAGATAAGATTGCGTTCTAAATTTGTGGAATCTACGACATTAATGATGATGTCATAGTTTTGTGTTTGTATGAAATTTTGCGTAATTTTTTCTTCTTCTGAGTAGCCATCGAGCGCATAAGTCCCCGGTAAATCAATAAATTCAAGTTCGTAATCTTTATAGTTTATCTTTGCGCTTGCTTTTTCTATGGTAACACCGGGGAAATTTCCCACTTTTAAATTCGATTTACAAAGCGCATTGATGAGAGAGCTTTTGCCTACATTTGGTTGCCCAACTAATATGATATTAATTTTTTTCATTTGGTATTCTCTCCACTTTTATAAATTTAGCTTCGTTGGCTCTTAGTATGACGCAAGAATTTTCAAGCTCGACTAAAATTGTTGCTTTTTTTAAAGATGAGTTGAGTTTTTTAAGCTTCTTGTTTTTGGAAAAACCAAAACTCAAAAGTCTGTTTTTAAGTTCTAATGGTGCGTCAAAACCGATTATTAAAGCATTTTCCCCATCTTTTAAAGCATCAAGAGTCATATAAGTTCCTTAAATTTTTTAGGGTGATATTATAGTCTTTTAAAATAAATTTGAGTTTAATTATCAAAATAAGATAAATTTTTGTTTTGCATTGCAAATTTTAAAGGCTTGACATCAAGTTCTTTTTTTGATATAATCACAACTTTAATTTTGCGGGGTGTAGCGCAGTCTGGTTAGCGCACCTGGTTTGGGACCAGGGGGCCGAAAGTTCGAATCTTTTCACCCCGACCATCTTTATAAACTTATAAAAATGGTGAGTGTAGCTCAGTCGGTTAGAGCATCAGATTGTGGTCCTGAGGGTCGTGGGTTCGATTCCCATCACTCACCCCATCAGCGTCCGTAGCTCAATTGGATAGAGCGACAGACTTCGGATCTGTAGGTTATGGGTTCGATTCCTATCGGGCGCACCACCTTAGATATGCGTTCATAGCTCAGCTGGATAGAGCAACGGCCTTCTAAGCCGTAGGTCAGAGGTTCGAATCCTCTTGAGCGTACCACTTTTGCGGATGTGGTGAAATTGGCAGACACGCCAGACTTAGGATCTGGTGCAGCAATGCGTGAAGGTTCAAGTCCTTTCATCCGCACCACTTTATTTTTATAAGCGTGTTTAAATTTCAAATTTTTCCACATTTTAGATTTCTTCTAGCCAGGTATTTTGTAAAATGGAACTATAAGGACAAATTTTGTAGAGTTTTGAGGAAAAATAAATTAAAGTAGATATTTGCACCATAAAAAGGAGTTGCTTGGTATTGATGATACCTAGCCTCCTTTAATAATGTGAATTTATTAAACAAAAATTTGCCCAGCGTATAATATATACATTCTTAAGGCAAAAACTCCAAACATAACTGATATGGTGTTAATTAATATAAAATTGACTTTATAGGCGTGATTTTTTAAAGCGGTTAAAGCAATAAAACTTGGGATAAAGACCCCAAAGCCTATTACGCCTATCCAAAATACAGAAGCCCAAAAACCATTGCTTAGGCTCATTATAGCAATTAAAGCTTTTTCTCCACCTTGAAAATAAAGTCCCACAAAAAATGTGAATAAAAGCAAAAATTCAATAGGAATAACTCTTAAATCCATAGTCAATAAGTGTTTTGTTTTTTCTTTAGAAACCTCCTTTCCAAATAATAAAATTCCAAAACAAATACAAGCAGCAATACCGCTTGATAAACCACTCGCTAAAAATAAAATAGGCAACACAGGGCTGTTGTAAAGCGGATAAGTTTGTATGGCAGAAAGTAAAAATCCTGTATAAACTCCAACTCCAGCAGCGAGTGCAAAAATAAGTCTGCCAAGCCAAAGAGAATAGTCTTCTAAAAAATTTAAAATTCCACCAAAAGCATTCATAATAGGCGATAAAAAGCTGTTTTCTAAATTTGTTCTAAAACGCAATACCATATAAACAATACACAAAGGGGTGTAAAAAAGTAAAAGTAAAACCCCTAAAGACATCACAGATTTTAGATTGTAATGAATGAGCAATTGATAAAAATTTAAAGGTTTGCTTAAATCAACAATAAGCACCAAAAGTCCAACCACTATGGTTATCGGCGCTATTAAAACTCCAGCTTTTTCAAAAGCGTCCCAAGGAGCAGTGCGTTTTGGATTCATCCACTCTACAAATAATGCCGTCATCATCGCACCAGAAGAAAGTCCTGCTAAAAATAAATAAAGTGCAACAGGCCAATGCCAAACAATGTGAATGACACTTTCATTTCCCCAAATTTCATTCATAGCTCTATCTCTCCTTTTTTAGTCGGTATGGTAAAGAGTTTAGGTTTTGTGCCAAGATGCTCTTTTTTACGCACATAGTTGTTCTTGCTTAAAACATCATAAATTGCATCTTTAGGATTATCCAAATCTCCAAAAACCAAAGCATCAGTTGGACAAACACTCACACAAGCTGGCTCTCCGTGAAGTTTAAGGTGCGTATCTTTGCAAAAATTACATTTGTCCGGAACTTTTGTTTTGGTATTTAAAAATCTTGCGTTATAAGGGCAGGCACTAATGCAATATAAGCAACCAACGCATTTATCAGCGTCGATATCCACAATGCCATTTTCGTCCATAAAGGAAGCAAAAGTAGGACACACTGTAACGCAAGGCGTATTTTCGCACATTTGACAGGAAAATCTTTCAAAATCAAAACTTAAATTTGGAAAAATACCCTTAGGACCTTGAATTTTTACCTTTAGTCTATAAAGCCCTTCTGGCACTTCGTTCTCGCTTCTGCAAGCTACGGAGCAAGATTGACAACCTATACAAAGCTCCGAATTAAAAACCATTGCATATTTCATAAATCACTCCTATATTTTTTCTATATTAACGCCGATAGTATGGACATTATTACCAGCTATTGGTGAAAAAGTATTAGCCAACAAATGGCTCGCACTCATACCTTTATTGTAAGAAATTTCTTGATGCTTACTTGTATGCCCAAATCCAAAATAAGCAAAAATGGTATCCTCTCTTATCCCAATGGTAGGCAAAACTTGAGCGATTTGCTCCCCAATTTTGCTTTTTATTTTTATGCTATCTCCCTTTTTTAACCCAAGCTCATCAGCTACTTTTTGATTAATCCAAACAGCATTGTTGTCCATAAGCTGATTAAGCCAAGGAACATTTGCAGTATGTCCATTTGTATGCACTGCTACCTTTCCTTGTATGAAATAAAATTTCTCATCTTCGGTTTTTAATTTTGGGTCATTAAAACTTAAACCACCCCGTTTGCAAGCGTTTTCAAACACTTCATCAAAAAGTTCGATTTTTCCACTTTTAGTTTTGCATTTTAAAAGTTCGCCAAATTCTCCATCTTCATCAAGAAATTGTTTAGAATTTGGATATTTTTCTACAAATTTAGCGATACTATCCTTATCTCTTGCAAGAAGTGGAATGCCATAGCTTAAAACCCCTTTGCTTTTTAATTCATAAATTTCTTTTGGATAATTAAAAGCTTGTTTCATTCTAAAATCTTCTATATCTTTGTATGGAAAAAATTTGCCAAGTCCCATTTTTTCGGCTAATTCTTTGTAGATTAAAGATGAGGCTTTGGTATCACCTATGGGTTCTATAACTTTTTGCCTAACTTGATAGCCGGGATTTTTTCCATTATTTGACAAGAACTGCTCATCTCTTTCAAGATAGGTCGATTCTGGCAAAATAATATCGGCATACTGCGCAGTGTCGCTTAAATAAACATCAACACAAACAAACAATTCAAGTTTTTCTAAAGCTTCGACGACTTTTTGTGATTCATTATTGGTCATAACTGGATTAGAGCGAGTGATGAAAAGTCCTTTTATTGGGTAAGGCTTTTCGCTCAAAATCGCATCAAACACCTTGCTATAAATTCCACGCTTTTTAGAAATTTTACTAAATTCGCCTTCTTTGATGTCGATACCATCTATACGCGCTATTTTTGGACTTTCAATAGATGGTAAAATAGAGCTTTTAAATTCAGGTGCGACTTCTTCTCCGGCGATTTTATTATAAAGCTTAGCCCCTTTTGGAAAATACATCCCGCCCTTGCATTCTATATTTCCTAAAAGAGCATTGGCTATTGCTATGGCACGGCGAAGTTCTATTTCTTCCGTTGTGAAAGTGGCACGGTGTCCGTAATCAATAATGCAATGTGGGGCGAAGGAAGCAGCCTCTTTAGCGAGAGAGATAATTTTCTCAGCACTGATATCGCAGTATTGTGCCATCGTTTCTGGCGTATAGTCTTTTATGCTCTCTTTGAGCTTGTCAAATCCTACCGTGTATTTTTCGACAAATTTTTTATCATACAAATTATTAAAAATCAAAGTATGAACAAAACCAAGCATAAAAGCAGTATCACCGCCCGGTCTAATCGGGTGCCACTCACTCGCCTTAGAGGATAATATAGAAAATCGTGGGTCAAAAGATACAAGTTTTGCACCTTTTGATAGGGCTTTTGTAATGCCTCTTGCGTAAGAAATGACAATTCCCTCATAGACATTATGCCCGAAATTTAACATAAATTTTGTATCAGCAAAGTCCCTACTTAAAGAGCTAGTTCCATAAACGCTTGTTAAAGCCGTGGCGTAAGCTGATGGACAGGTGCTACCGTGGTCAAAAATATTTGGAGAGCCATAAGCATAGGCGAATTGATTTAGAAAAGTTGTTTCTGGTCCCCCCTTTGCAGCGAACGCAACGCTTTGCGCTCCATAATTTTGCTTAATTCCGTTTAGTTTTAAAGCTATAAATTCATAGGCTTCGTCCCAACTGATTTCTTTATATTTCCCTTCTCCTCTTTTTCCAACTCTCATTAGGGGTTTTACAAGTCTTTTTGGGTCAAAAAGCTGATTGACACCAGCGCCCCCTCTTGCACAAATTGAACCTTGTGTGGATTTTGAGTAAATATTCCCTTGAATGAAAATACGCTTTTCATTTTCAAGTCTAGCTTCAATTGGGCATCTTGTGCTACACATTTCACATATACTTTTTACAAAGTTTTTTGAGCCTTTTAACTCCCCATTAAATGCACCCAAAAGCCCAGGCATACTTAAAGCCACAGAGCCAACTCCAACGCATTTAAGAAA includes:
- a CDS encoding hydrogenase small subunit gives rise to the protein MRVMDNETLKKCLEGRLVGLEGAERRFINETSVAFLLKHLGLPAEFVPLACEYFSLAPKLNVIWLHLAECTGCSESLLRSEQPCLAEFIFDFFSLNYHETLMSANGTKAEECLEEAMKEEFALIVEGAVAPIDTFYLSIGAEGKSGYELLQSIADKAKVIFAAGTCSSYGGIQAAYPNPTKTCGISQVLSQKVVQIPGCPPSDVNIIATLAFYALFGTSPELDDKNRPKWSYGKCLHDMCERKAKFESGIFAQNFDDEAAKNGACLFKLGCKGPYTYNNCPKVKFNAKTSWPVAAGHGCIACSEENFWDDFGFYEKPMTNAFAYARVSREEAFVLENKNLNLNTLKESVKEDELIFYLKEKMQILVEDRELLDFSFESNLKCALANLAKNKLGFNLLENYKKNFPKHYAFIEANFDENSKISSDIWEFFELSYILAKGEFLKDRALLIEMAKNYAFNHASPYDFKLSAKEDSVKLDLNKSLRMTLIYLCGGLEIEGIAFSLLSALAKSLGEIRQDYMEKRLILSVDESLNQPFLHQILS
- a CDS encoding triose-phosphate isomerase; the protein is MIYAANLKCNHTRASFELYLKALNEALKDKDENVFVFPPSVALSQKESLFTQGVQNFYPCINGAFTGEIGKEHLDEFGIKCVLIGHSERRIFEDEVLIKAKFDFAKEHQYKIFLCIGEDLKTKQDNQTKDFLKKQLENLDLTYENLVIAYEPIYSIGTGLSAKNEDIEEVLAFLRTLTKAPLLYGGSVNENNIKEITKIKNCGGVLIGSAALKVENFIKMIKE
- the fabI gene encoding enoyl-ACP reductase FabI encodes the protein MIMQGKKGLIVGVANNKSIAYGIAKACAAQGANLAFTFLNEALKKRVEPIAAEFNSSAVYELDVNNEAHLENIASLIKRDLGEIDFVVHAVAFAPKEALENSFLQTSKEAFDIAMQTSVYSLLSLTRAVLPVLKDNGSILTLSYLGGVKYVPHYNVMGVAKAALESSVRYLARDLGGRGIRVNAISAGPIKTLAASGIGDFRMILKYNEINAPLKRNVSIEDVGNSAMYLLSDLSSGVTGEIHYVDAGYNIMGMGDVTQDEEGRTILCWDKSNGQ
- the nrfD gene encoding NrfD/PsrC family molybdoenzyme membrane anchor subunit; protein product: MNEIWGNESVIHIVWHWPVALYLFLAGLSSGAMMTALFVEWMNPKRTAPWDAFEKAGVLIAPITIVVGLLVLIVDLSKPLNFYQLLIHYNLKSVMSLGVLLLLFYTPLCIVYMVLRFRTNLENSFLSPIMNAFGGILNFLEDYSLWLGRLIFALAAGVGVYTGFLLSAIQTYPLYNSPVLPILFLASGLSSGIAACICFGILLFGKEVSKEKTKHLLTMDLRVIPIEFLLLFTFFVGLYFQGGEKALIAIMSLSNGFWASVFWIGVIGFGVFIPSFIALTALKNHAYKVNFILINTISVMFGVFALRMYILYAGQIFV
- the phsA gene encoding thiosulfate reductase PhsA; amino-acid sequence: MSIHRRNFLKCVGVGSVALSMPGLLGAFNGELKGSKNFVKSICEMCSTRCPIEARLENEKRIFIQGNIYSKSTQGSICARGGAGVNQLFDPKRLVKPLMRVGKRGEGKYKEISWDEAYEFIALKLNGIKQNYGAQSVAFAAKGGPETTFLNQFAYAYGSPNIFDHGSTCPSAYATALTSVYGTSSLSRDFADTKFMLNFGHNVYEGIVISYARGITKALSKGAKLVSFDPRFSILSSKASEWHPIRPGGDTAFMLGFVHTLIFNNLYDKKFVEKYTVGFDKLKESIKDYTPETMAQYCDISAEKIISLAKEAASFAPHCIIDYGHRATFTTEEIELRRAIAIANALLGNIECKGGMYFPKGAKLYNKIAGEEVAPEFKSSILPSIESPKIARIDGIDIKEGEFSKISKKRGIYSKVFDAILSEKPYPIKGLFITRSNPVMTNNESQKVVEALEKLELFVCVDVYLSDTAQYADIILPESTYLERDEQFLSNNGKNPGYQVRQKVIEPIGDTKASSLIYKELAEKMGLGKFFPYKDIEDFRMKQAFNYPKEIYELKSKGVLSYGIPLLARDKDSIAKFVEKYPNSKQFLDEDGEFGELLKCKTKSGKIELFDEVFENACKRGGLSFNDPKLKTEDEKFYFIQGKVAVHTNGHTANVPWLNQLMDNNAVWINQKVADELGLKKGDSIKIKSKIGEQIAQVLPTIGIREDTIFAYFGFGHTSKHQEISYNKGMSASHLLANTFSPIAGNNVHTIGVNIEKI
- a CDS encoding FeoA family protein, whose amino-acid sequence is MTLDALKDGENALIIGFDAPLELKNRLLSFGFSKNKKLKKLNSSLKKATILVELENSCVILRANEAKFIKVERIPNEKN
- the feoB gene encoding ferrous iron transport protein B, with translation MKKINIILVGQPNVGKSSLINALCKSNLKVGNFPGVTIEKASAKINYKDYELEFIDLPGTYALDGYSEEEKITQNFIQTQNYDIIINVVDSTNLERNLILSSQLLECQKKIILALNMSDEAEKEGFSIDINALEKLIKTPSVSISSKTKENLNTLLELIIKTHETPFTPFIRAYGEHLEEEIEKIQKHIEKLNLENPYQSPKSYAIALLQNEVRNSTCKELVSESQNKLFEIYQSKDIKEIFKEDLLAFSSGLSKQISKQEPTSKNITKSLDAFFINKYFGIVIFLFLMWVLFQLTFTLGAIPMDYIEMGFEALGNLCKENISNELLASVLADGIIGGVGAVVLFLPNILILFFGIALLETTGYMSRVAFLLDGILYKFGLHGKSFIPLITGFGCSVPAFMATRTLKNKGDRLLTLFVINFMSCGARLPVYVLFIGAFFGGEQAGNYLFGIYILGAFLGLLAAKLLRMTAFKGINEPFVMEMPKYRMPNWNLVWQMCFNKAKMYLKKAGTFILLASILIWFASNFPLQTNAQEDEKLAAEQQIENSYLGQFGKAIEPVFAPLELDWKLSVSLLSGLAAKEVMISTLGVLYSLGEDLDENDENLRQTLASNIPFSTAIAYILFVMIYNPCFAATIVFTKESGKAKYTLYLFLFTCISAYIVAFIGLHLSKMLA
- a CDS encoding 4Fe-4S dicluster domain-containing protein, with product MKYAMVFNSELCIGCQSCSVACRSENEVPEGLYRLKVKIQGPKGIFPNLSFDFERFSCQMCENTPCVTVCPTFASFMDENGIVDIDADKCVGCLYCISACPYNARFLNTKTKVPDKCNFCKDTHLKLHGEPACVSVCPTDALVFGDLDNPKDAIYDVLSKNNYVRKKEHLGTKPKLFTIPTKKGEIEL